One region of Jatrophihabitans cynanchi genomic DNA includes:
- the pilM gene encoding type IV pilus assembly protein PilM, with translation MKHRQVGLNKVGVINSDGHAIGIDIGATAVRAAVLAPGTLDGRPSVTVHGLGHADLPQGTVVNGVVADKDALTAALKRIWQENKFECRNVILGVASQQVLVRDMQMPNVSAEKQAKALPFLARDVIALPMDQVILDFAPLAEPEPGAETIAGLLLVSPRQPVLAAVHAAEAAGLRVARVDLSSFAALRAIADEHLSTEAVVDLGAHLSTIVIHHLGVPRLVRTLSRGSNELNDKLIESLSLSPQDAEAAKRQNGLSGPNADVARVLNAAIRPLLAEIRTSAGYFRSTNDVGPIERISLAGGGAQLFGLAQLIESEMSIPTRVVSPSQHIRNRLASKHVREDIGEAAATAVAVGLAMGAAA, from the coding sequence ATGAAGCACCGCCAGGTCGGCCTCAACAAGGTCGGGGTCATCAACTCCGACGGCCACGCCATCGGCATCGACATCGGCGCCACCGCGGTCCGCGCCGCAGTGCTCGCGCCGGGCACCCTGGACGGCCGGCCCTCGGTCACGGTCCACGGTCTCGGCCACGCCGACCTGCCGCAGGGCACCGTCGTCAACGGTGTCGTCGCCGACAAGGACGCGCTCACCGCAGCGCTCAAGCGGATCTGGCAGGAGAACAAGTTCGAGTGCCGCAACGTGATCCTCGGCGTCGCCAGCCAGCAGGTGCTGGTCCGCGACATGCAGATGCCCAACGTGAGCGCCGAGAAGCAGGCAAAAGCGCTGCCGTTCCTCGCGCGGGACGTGATCGCCCTGCCGATGGACCAGGTGATCCTGGACTTCGCGCCGCTCGCCGAGCCCGAGCCGGGTGCCGAGACGATCGCCGGCCTGCTGCTGGTCAGCCCCCGACAGCCTGTCCTGGCGGCGGTCCACGCGGCCGAGGCTGCCGGCCTGCGTGTCGCGCGCGTCGACCTGTCGTCGTTCGCGGCGCTGCGCGCGATCGCCGACGAGCACCTGTCCACCGAGGCCGTGGTCGATCTCGGTGCACACCTGAGCACGATCGTCATCCACCACCTGGGCGTGCCCCGACTGGTCCGTACCCTCAGCCGCGGTTCGAACGAGCTCAACGACAAGCTGATCGAGAGCCTCAGCCTCAGCCCGCAGGATGCAGAGGCGGCCAAGCGGCAGAACGGGTTGAGCGGCCCGAATGCCGATGTCGCCCGCGTGCTGAACGCGGCGATCCGTCCGCTGCTCGCCGAGATCCGGACGTCGGCCGGGTACTTCCGCTCCACCAACGACGTCGGCCCCATCGAGCGCATCTCACTGGCCGGCGGCGGCGCCCAACTGTTCGGACTCGCCCAGCTCATCGAGTCCGAGATGAGCATCCCCACCCGCGTCGTCAGCCCGTCCCAGCACATCCGCAACCGGCTCGCGTCCAAGCACGTGCGCGAGGACATCGGCGAGGCGGCCGCAACCGCAGTCGCGGTCGGCCTGGCGATGGGAGCAGCAGCGTGA
- a CDS encoding prepilin-type N-terminal cleavage/methylation domain-containing protein has product MFNRLAKLREERAQGEKGFTLIELLVVVVIIGILIAIAIPLYLNYQKGAKNKSAESDTRNAVSAVEQCIADSGSVPASAAGSATKGADLVFNCPDAANQQKAKVGSDNTLTYTAVGTTSYTLKGTSGGGGKSYCYDSSAGGSVAEC; this is encoded by the coding sequence ATGTTCAACCGTCTGGCAAAGCTCCGCGAGGAGCGCGCCCAGGGTGAGAAGGGCTTCACCCTGATCGAGCTGCTGGTGGTCGTCGTGATCATCGGCATCCTGATCGCGATCGCCATCCCGCTCTACCTGAACTACCAGAAGGGCGCCAAGAACAAGTCCGCAGAGTCGGACACTCGCAACGCCGTCTCCGCGGTCGAGCAGTGCATCGCCGACAGCGGCAGCGTTCCCGCATCCGCCGCGGGAAGTGCCACTAAGGGTGCCGACCTGGTCTTCAACTGCCCCGATGCTGCCAACCAGCAGAAGGCGAAGGTCGGCTCGGACAACACCCTGACCTACACCGCTGTCGGTACCACGTCCTACACCCTCAAGGGCACGAGCGGTGGCGGCGGAAAGAGCTACTGCTACGACAGCTCGGCCGGCGGTTCCGTAGCGGAGTGCTGA
- a CDS encoding prepilin peptidase: protein MPILIAAVALLGLAVGSFLNVVIHRVPRHESLVSPGSHCPQCDHAVRTRHNVPVFGWLLLRGRCADCDAPISARYPIVEAATAVLFVAVTVQVAHLGLLAALPAYLFFTAVGVALTAIDLDTMRLPNAIVFPSYVMLAALLTLASLLHDGPTPLLRALIGAAALFTFFLALALVYPTGMGFGDVKLAGVVGAALGFLSYPAVIVGAFAAFAMGACVGICMLITRRARRTTALPFGPFLVAGALLALFASAPIADFYTGLVQRA, encoded by the coding sequence ATGCCGATCCTGATTGCCGCTGTGGCGCTGCTCGGCCTTGCTGTCGGCTCCTTCCTCAACGTCGTCATCCACCGGGTGCCGCGCCATGAGTCGCTGGTCAGCCCCGGGTCGCACTGCCCGCAGTGCGATCACGCCGTTCGCACCAGGCACAACGTGCCCGTCTTCGGCTGGCTGCTGCTGCGCGGCCGCTGCGCCGACTGCGACGCCCCGATCAGCGCGCGCTACCCCATCGTCGAGGCGGCCACCGCGGTCCTGTTCGTAGCGGTCACCGTTCAGGTCGCACACCTCGGCTTGCTCGCGGCGCTGCCGGCCTACCTGTTCTTCACCGCAGTCGGCGTCGCGTTGACCGCGATCGACCTGGACACCATGCGGCTGCCGAACGCGATCGTCTTCCCGTCCTACGTCATGCTCGCCGCGTTGCTCACGCTCGCGTCGCTGCTGCACGACGGACCGACGCCCCTGCTGCGCGCCTTGATCGGCGCCGCAGCACTGTTCACCTTCTTCCTCGCGCTCGCCCTCGTCTACCCGACCGGCATGGGCTTCGGCGACGTCAAGCTCGCCGGCGTCGTCGGCGCTGCACTGGGCTTCCTGTCCTACCCGGCCGTGATCGTCGGCGCCTTCGCCGCGTTCGCGATGGGCGCGTGCGTCGGCATCTGCATGCTGATCACGCGCCGTGCGCGGCGCACCACGGCTTTGCCGTTCGGCCCGTTCCTCGTGGCCGGAGCGCTGCTCGCCCTGTTCGCCAGCGCACCCATCGCCGACTTCTACACCGGACTCGTCCAGCGAGCCTGA
- a CDS encoding prepilin-type N-terminal cleavage/methylation domain-containing protein, with the protein MSKDRVAHDRGFTLIELLVVVVIIGVLIAIAIPLYLNYRKNATDKAAQSDLRNAVVTLEHCRSNNNGYPSDLGPRAGDAYASLTGCSDARINLSGKTTLIYTAFAEDHLSTCSSAPCETYSLTATDTDGGKTFSYQSWTAGSIT; encoded by the coding sequence ATGAGCAAGGACCGCGTGGCGCACGATCGGGGCTTCACCCTGATCGAACTGCTCGTTGTAGTCGTGATCATCGGAGTACTCATCGCCATCGCGATCCCGCTCTATTTGAACTACCGCAAGAACGCGACGGACAAGGCGGCGCAGTCCGACCTGCGCAATGCAGTGGTCACACTCGAGCATTGCCGCAGCAACAACAACGGATACCCGTCCGACCTCGGCCCCCGGGCCGGCGACGCTTACGCATCCCTGACCGGCTGCTCTGACGCGCGGATCAACCTTTCTGGCAAGACAACGCTGATCTATACCGCCTTCGCGGAGGACCACCTGAGCACCTGCAGTTCCGCACCATGCGAGACGTACTCCCTCACTGCCACGGACACCGATGGCGGCAAGACTTTCAGCTACCAAAGCTGGACCGCAGGCTCGATCACTTGA